In one window of Blattabacterium sp. (Cryptocercus punctulatus) str. Cpu DNA:
- a CDS encoding ribonuclease III family protein has protein sequence MLKDEDSILVSKLKKILGFCPKRISYLKEVFIYSFSTKKKNKNYYIDFQRLEFLGDAVLNSIISHFLYEKLPEKKEGELTQVRSKIVCRKNLNEIFKKLTLTEIFFKKNKSMISDNMFGNALESLIGFIYLEIGYQGCQNFVYKKILHFHVNIMKLQKEIFSYKVWIIEWSQKNKFLINFNTFKEEKNKNIITYLSEFYISEYEIQTVGRGPSKKKSEELAAKKAYFLIQKKYKKNI, from the coding sequence ATGTTAAAAGATGAAGATTCTATTTTAGTTAGTAAATTAAAAAAAATATTAGGATTTTGTCCCAAAAGAATAAGTTATTTAAAAGAAGTATTTATATATAGCTTTTCTACAAAGAAAAAAAATAAAAATTATTATATAGATTTTCAAAGATTAGAATTTTTAGGAGATGCCGTATTGAATTCTATTATTTCCCATTTTTTATATGAAAAACTTCCTGAAAAAAAAGAAGGTGAGTTAACTCAAGTACGATCTAAAATTGTATGTAGGAAAAATTTAAATGAAATTTTTAAAAAACTAACGTTAACAGAAATTTTTTTTAAAAAAAATAAATCAATGATATCTGATAATATGTTTGGAAATGCACTTGAATCTTTAATAGGTTTTATTTATTTAGAAATTGGATATCAGGGTTGTCAAAATTTTGTGTATAAAAAAATATTACATTTTCATGTAAATATTATGAAATTACAGAAGGAAATTTTTAGTTATAAAGTATGGATTATAGAATGGTCTCAAAAAAATAAATTTTTGATAAATTTTAATACTTTTAAAGAAGAAAAAAATAAAAATATAATTACTTATTTATCGGAATTTTACATATCTGAATATGAAATTCAAACAGTAGGAAGAGGCCCATCCAAAAAAAAATCAGAAGAACTTGCAGCAAAAAAAGCTTATTTTCTTATTCAAAAAAAGTATAAAAAAAATATTTGA
- the fabF gene encoding beta-ketoacyl-ACP synthase II, protein MKKLKRVVVTGLGSITPIGNNLEEYWTSLINGKNGAEPITYFDTKKYKTKFACELKNYDPNIFFSKKEQKKLDPCAQYGILASSEAVKNSGINFSKEKRERIGVIWSSGIGGLLNLEESISDYVNGGRFPKFSPFFIPKMLIDITAGFISMKYGLHGPNYATVSACASSSNAIVDAYHLICLGKADIMVTGGSEAAITQSGVGGFNALHALSTRNEDYKTASRPFDKDRDGFVLGEGAGCLILEEYKHAKNRNANIYAEIGGVGMSGDAYHITAPHPEGKGIIIAMKAAIKDAEIEYQEVNHINSHGTSTILGDLAEVKAIQKVFHKNIYNININSTKSMTGHLLGAAGSIEAIASILPLKEKIIPPTINLFQIDKKIDSKINFTPNNAIKKEIKISICNTFGFGGHNVCILFKKIDVKR, encoded by the coding sequence AAATGGTGCAGAGCCTATTACCTATTTTGATACTAAAAAATATAAAACTAAATTTGCGTGTGAATTAAAAAATTATGACCCAAATATTTTTTTTAGTAAAAAAGAACAAAAAAAATTGGATCCTTGTGCACAATATGGAATTTTAGCATCCTCTGAAGCCGTAAAAAATAGTGGAATTAATTTTTCAAAAGAAAAAAGGGAACGTATTGGAGTTATTTGGTCTTCTGGAATTGGAGGTCTTCTCAATTTAGAAGAATCAATTTCTGATTATGTAAATGGAGGAAGATTTCCTAAATTTAGTCCTTTTTTTATTCCTAAAATGTTAATAGATATTACTGCTGGATTTATTTCTATGAAATATGGACTTCATGGACCTAATTATGCTACTGTATCCGCTTGTGCTTCTTCTTCTAATGCAATTGTAGATGCCTATCATTTAATATGTTTAGGAAAAGCAGATATTATGGTAACTGGTGGTTCTGAGGCAGCAATTACACAAAGTGGAGTCGGTGGGTTTAATGCCTTACATGCATTATCTACTAGAAATGAGGATTATAAAACTGCATCACGTCCTTTTGATAAAGATAGGGATGGTTTTGTTTTGGGTGAAGGAGCAGGATGTCTAATATTGGAAGAATATAAACATGCTAAAAATAGAAATGCTAATATATATGCTGAAATAGGTGGAGTGGGTATGTCTGGAGATGCATATCATATTACAGCTCCTCATCCAGAAGGAAAAGGGATTATTATTGCTATGAAAGCAGCTATAAAAGATGCGGAAATTGAATATCAAGAAGTTAATCATATTAATTCTCATGGAACTTCTACTATTTTAGGAGATCTCGCAGAAGTAAAAGCTATTCAAAAAGTTTTTCATAAAAATATATATAACATTAATATTAATTCTACTAAATCTATGACAGGCCATTTATTAGGTGCGGCTGGTTCTATAGAAGCTATTGCTTCTATACTTCCTTTAAAGGAAAAAATTATACCTCCAACTATAAATTTATTTCAAATAGATAAAAAAATAGATTCTAAAATTAATTTTACTCCAAATAATGCAATAAAAAAAGAAATTAAAATTAGTATATGCAATACTTTTGGTTTTGGAGGACATAACGTTTGTATTTTATTTAAAAAAATAGATGTTAAAAGATGA